The genomic DNA TCTTGCGAGATTTGGACAATAGTTTTAACAGATTTCCCAAGTTCATGGCTGCCCTTAGCTCATCTAACAAGATGGTCTTGGAATGGCAATATGATCTTTATCCTGATCCCAAATATGCATCCTTTCGTTCAGTGTTTTGGGCGTTTCAACAGTCAATTGTTGGTTGCAGCGGGGTTTGATGCAGAAAACAGGNAATCATCCTTCTtaagaaactcaacaaaacGTGGCACAACTCCACATTTAATCACGCTATCGATAGGTGGAGTTCTTTCTGAACAATATACAAGAGAAACCATTCGAGTAAGTGATAAGAAAAAGGTCGCACCTTTTCAAATCGAAATCAAGAAAAGTTGAAGACTTTACCAAGTGATAGAACCCTCCTGAACCGAATCGTGGACTCAAGCTGCAACGAAGGATCATCCGAGAAAACCCCAGCAATCATATCCGAAACCTCCAACTACACAACCATGAATCGAattaattcaaaaatcaaattaaagacCTAAACTTTACTAATCCAAAATCAGAGATCGGGCGGGGGGGCTTTTTACCAAACTCTGAAAGGGTTCATCGTGATCAGGAGACAAATCTTTAACACCGTCGCGGCGTCGCTTCATCAAGCTTTCCTCGCGTTTGTTTTTACGAATCTCGACTAAaaagtcttctcttcttctccgtccTTCTTCCGAATCAACAGATAACTTGTAACGGGTTCGACGGATCTCTGTCTTCGCACTCGGTCGCAGCGACATGGCTAtcgagaaaccctagaaatctgAACTGGAAAGGGAAGAGAACGCAAGAAGTAAAAAGATTTGGAATCGAGGAGAAGGCAACAATGGTGAATTCGAAGAAGAAGCGACAACAGTTTCAATTTAAAGAAGCGGGAGGGTTTTCTAATTAGCCGTAATTAAAACAATGGAATTATGTACTTTTTTTAATCGTTCATTTTTCTAATAATCTCTGAACGtaaaccgaactaaaccgagGTTTATTAACTGTACTCGTTACAGacgataaaaagaagaaactttggaCGATATATGGAGAGTAAAAGTGTTTTTCTCCGGCGAAGTGAGAACTACTTTTTCCGGTAAAATTACACAGAAACTCATCTGCAACTGCAAGTGAGCTCTTTCCCGACTTGGCTAGGTAAAAAAAATCGTTCCTTTTATCCTCACAGTTCAAAAAtgtctcaattttttttctagggttttacTGTGTCTATCTTCTAGTATCTAATCAAAATCACATTCTCTATCAGAAAGCATTCGCCTTTATCAGTCTTCCATATGGGGCCTATTATATTATGATTACCTCATGAAATTGAGCTTTAGGGGTTTCTTCTGAATTCACTtatatggttttgtgtttttagattaCTTTAAAAAGCATTCACCTTTATAGCTCTTCCACTGTGgcgtgttattattattatctcatGAAATTGAGCTTTAGAGTTTCTGAAATCACGGATATGGTTTTGGGTTTTTCGATTCCTTTAGAAAGTATTCACCTTTACTATTgtttctcttgattttctttttgaaggTTTTTGTGGTGCTTTTACTTATGGAAACAAGAAAGATACCAGTGTTGTGTTATTGGAATGGTTGTATAAAAGATGGTCCTGATGGTCCATTCTATGAAGGATCAGTTCCAAGAGTTATTAGAGTTGAAGGCGACATTGACTTGCCCAAATTGTTGGATCATGTGCATCGAGTTACTGGATTTGAAAAGGGGAAGTTTCAGATTGAATTGATTTGTAGGTATCCTTACATTGTTCAGAAGTCTATGGTGAAGTATGTGCGTTTGCCTATTGTGGATGGTTGTAGTTTAGAGACTATGCTTGAGGTTCCAACTTATCATCCTTCTATTAACAATGTGGAGTTGTATTTAGAGGTCAAACCGGTTCTTGATGTCGTCGGTCTTGTTGCTAGTTCCTTGGCGAATCAGGCGACGCGGAAGCGTTCTCGGCAAGAGGATGGTGATATCGAAGCAGAATGAAATTTGAGTGTGAGAGATAAAACATCAAGAACTCCTCAGGAAGGTAACAGTAACGGGTggattgaagaagaggaaagtaTGGATGGCGGTAAGTGTAACTGTGGAGATGGTGGTAAAAGTGGGACTGCACAGAAGGattcaaatatgaaaaatcCAGGTCCAACAATAAGCCTTATAGAAAATGACTCAGAGCAGATGATTTTCTCTAGTGAATGGCTTGATGAACGTGAGTTGCATCTTGGGATGGTTTTTCGAGATAAAGATGAGTTGGAGAAAGCAGTGAAACTGTACTCTATTCGAAGACAACGAATGTACACTAAATAGAAAGTGACCGCTCAGGTATCATTGAATATAAGTGCAAGACTTACTGCGTATGGACTGTCAAGGCTGCTAAAACGAACAACAATGGGTTTaagataaaagaatatataggTCCACATAGTTGTAAGCCAGCAAATGTGAGCTCAGATTTTCTGGCAGGTGAGCTCAAAGGTCTAATCAAGGGTCAACCCTCGCTCTCAGTTGCAGAGCTAAACATGTGGGTGAAAGAAGAATTTGGCTGCACAGTCTCGTGTACTAATATGCGGGATGCTAAAAAGAAAGCTTTCAATGCAATCTTGCGAGATTTGGACAATAGTTTTAACAGATTTCCCAAGTTCATGGCTGCCCTTAGCTCATCTAACAAGATGGTCTTGGAATGGCAATATGATCTTTATCCTGATCCCAAATATGCATCCTTTCGTTCAGTGTTTTGGGCGTTTCAACAGTCAATTGTTGGTTGCAGCGGGGTTTGATGCAGAAAACAGGTTTTTTCCACTTGCGTTTGCGATTACTACCCAAGAAAGTTTGTCAGCTGATACCTGGCGTTGGTTCTTTGCGTGCATCAGAGATAAAGTAACGCAAAGGGAAGGCCTTTGTCTTATAACAAGTCTGAGTCCTGACATAGTTGAAGTTGTTAACGAACCTGAGTGTCTGTGGGCACAACACCGGTTTTGTCTTAGGCATATGTGCTTAAAGTTTTATGATGTTTTCCATAACAATCTCATGACAGAGTTAGTTTACAAGGCTGGATCCACGAGGGACAAATCAAGTTTCGAATACTACTTGAAGAAAATCGAAAAGATGGACCCAGAGGCTCGAAAATGGTTAGAAAAAATGCCTCTATATCTATGGGCTCTGGCTTACGATGATGGTGGGATTAGATTCGGGATCATGACTACAAACACAATCTTTAAGACTTATGGTTTCATAGACAATCTTCGAATAATAACCTGCATCTTCCTAATCTTTGATCACCTGGCAGAGCTTTTCAAATCTCGACATGGTCGTCCCGCGGATTCACCGAACGGAATAGACCAGTACGCTAAACATGTGATGACAAATCTTGAAGAATACAAGGTAGCTTCTCAAACACATGATGTATTGCCATTAGAACATACCGGAGAGAGGTTTCAGGTCACAGAAATGATGCAAGTTGGAGAGAAGAGATTTGTTGTTCATTTCAGCAACCGGGTATGCACATGTGGGATATGGCAACTTTGCAAATATCCGTGTTCACACGTGATAGCAGTTTGCAGGAGGATGAACAGTGACCATTTGCAGTATATAAATGACTACTACAACACNNNNNNNNNNNNNNNNNNNNNNNNNNNNNNNNNNNNNNNNNNNNNNNNNNNNNNNNNNNNNNNNNNNNNNNNNNNNNNNNNNNNNNNNNNNNNNNNNNNNNNNNNNNNNNNNNNNNNNNNNNNNNNNNNNNNNNNNNNNNNNNNNNNNNNNNNNNNNNNNNNNNNNNNNNNNNNNNNNNNNNNNNNNNNNNNNNTGTGTTATTGGAATGGTTGTATAAAAGATGGTCCTGATGGTCCATTCTATGAAGGATCAGTTCCAAGAGTTATTAGAGTTGAAGGCGACATTGACTTGCCCAAATTGTTGGATCATGTGCATCGAGTTACTGGATTTGAAAAGGGGAAGTTTCAGATTGAATTGATTTGTAGGTATCCTTACATTGTTCAGAAGTCTATGGTGAAGTATGTGCGTTTGCCTATTGTGGATGGTTGTAGTTTAGAGACTATGCTTGAGGTTCCAACTTATCATCCTTCTATTAACAATGTGGAGTTGTATTTAGAGGTCAAACCGGTTCTTGATGTCGTCGGTCTTGTTGCTAGTTCCTTGGCGAATCAGGCGACGCGGAAGCGTTCTCGGCAAGAGGATGGTGATATCGAAGCAGAATGAAATTTGAGTGTGAGAGATAAAACATCAAGAACTCCTCAGGAAGGTAACAGTAACGGGTggattgaagaagaggaaagtaTGGATGGCGGTAAGTGTAACTGTGGAGATGGTGGTAAAAGTGGGACTGCACAGAAGGattcaaatatgaaaaatcCAGGTCCAACAATAAGCCTTATAGAAAATGACTCAGAGCAGATGATTTTCTCTAGTGAATGGCTTGATGAACGTGAGTTGCATCTTGGGATGGTTTTTCGAGATAAAGATGAGTTGGAGAAAGCAGTGAAACTGTACTCTATTCGAAGACAACGAATGTACACTAAATAGAAAGTGACCGCTCAGGTATCATTGAATATAAGTGCAAGACTTACTGCGTATGGACTGTCAAGGCTGCTAAAACGAACAACAATGGGTTTaagataaaagaatatataggTCCACATAGTTGTAAGCCAGCAAATGTGAGCTCAGATTTTCTGGCAGGTGAGCTCAAAGGTCTAATCAAGGGTCAACCCTCGCTCTCAGTTGCAGAGCTAAACATGTGGGTGAAAGAAGAATTTGGCTGCACAGTCTCGTGTACTAATATGCGGGATGCTAAAAAGAAAGCTTTCAATGCAATCTTGCGAGATTTGGACAATAGTTTTAACAGATTTCCCAAGTTCATGGCTGCCCTTAGCTCATCTAACAAGATGGTCTTGGAATGGCAATATGATCTTTATCCTGATCCCAAATATGCATCCTTTCGTTCAGTGTTTTGGGCGTTTCAACAGTCAATTGTTGGTTGCAGCGGGGTTTGATGCAGAAAACAGGTTTTTTCCACTTGCGTTTGCGATTACTACCCAAGAAAGTTTGTCAGCTGATACCTGGCGTTGGTTCTTTGCGTGCATCAGAGATAAAGTAACGCAAAGGGAAGGCCTTTGTCTTATAACAAGTCTGAGTCCTGACATAGTTGAAGTTGTTAACGAACCTGAGTGTCTGTGGGCACAACACCGGTTTTGTCTTAGGCATTTGTGCTTAAAGTTTTATGATGTTTTCCATAACAATCTCATGACAGAGTTAGTTTACAAGGCTGGATCCACGAGGGACAAATCAAGTTTCGAATACTACTTGAAGAAAATCGAAAAGATGGACCCAGAGGCTCGAAAATGGTTAGAAAAAATGCCTCTATATCTATGGGCTCTGGCTTACGATGATGGTGGGATTAGATTCGGGATCATGACTACAAACACAATCTTTAAGACTTATGGTTTCATAGACAATCTTCGAATAATAACCTGCATCTTCCTAATCTTTGATCACCTGGCAGAGCTTTTCAAATCTCGACATGGTCGTCCCGCGGATTCACCGAACGGAATAGACCAGTACGCTAAACATGTGATGACAAATCTTGAAGAATACAAGGTAGCTTCTCAAACACATGATGTATTGCCATTAGAACATACCGGAGAGAGGTTTCAGGTCACAGAAATGATGCAAGTTGGAGAGAAGAGATTTGTTGTTCATTTCAGCAACCGGGTATGCACATGTGGGATATGGCAACTTTGCAAATATCCGTGTTCACACGTGATAGCAGTTTGCAGGAGGATGAACAGTGACCATTTGCAGTATATAAATGACTACTACAACACTGAGAGTTCTCTTCGAGGTTACGCAGCTGCTTTTAATCCGCTTCCGGGAGTCTCTGATTGGCCAGAAGCTTCTGAAGTTCCAAGACTGTTACCTCCTGGAACTCTTCCGCCATCAGTTGTCTGTCCAGTGACAACAGAGCTATCGCGCAACGACACATCTACGAGTAAGTTGGTAGTAGGCAGAAAACGATCCAATGGTAAGAAACAGGCCTGAGGATCATCAGACTGAAtctgaaccaaaccgaactaaaTCATGAAGATTGTAACCTTTGCTTACTGATTTTACATTGATTTTCGTTTGGTCTGGTTTGAGTTTATGGGAAACTTAGGATCTATGAGAAGCGGCTAAAGAAGGTGACTCTTGAACCAGGTAGAAACTATTTTTGTCTGTGAAATATGCTAACCGCTTTAATGTAAGTTTTTGGGAGGGTGTATGAAACCGGTTTGGTTCAGTGGATTCATGTAATGATTGGACAAAGTAGGTTTTTGTGCAGAGATTTActttttgtcttttctattgCTTATGTAAGGAACTAGTTTTTTCTCAATGTGGTCTTAAACATCATGCAGTTATGATCATGATATTAAAAATTTCGTTTTATTTACACGAGGATAAAAAACATTTAGCACACATTTCGCCTTGATGCATTAATCGAAtgtgtcttttgatttttttgtctgCTGATTTAACATTGTTACCTAGTATATCTTATCTACTATATATTGTGCACTACACTATATATGCAAGTTGCTTTAAAGAAACAAGATATTCGAGAGACGTCGACTCATCCCTCACCGTTGCAGGACCTTCTCGAGCTACTGTAGCCATCCTATTTGTGGGTGATCTTGGAGGAGATGCATAAAGAATTGATGCCTCAATGATATCTCTATGTGTATTTTCAAGATCCTTAGAGATTCTATGTGCTTGTAGAGCGGTTAGGTATAGTCCCGTGGCTAGAAAGACAGTTAGCAGGGAGAACACTCCAGCCGCTGAAAACAAGCCTTGCCGGATTACTAGACAACTAGGTTTTGGATTAGACCAGTTCTTTAGATGTCCTGATTCCACGCTAAGTGCCACCAACAAAAGAACTTCTCCAACACCAAAGCAAACCCTTATAGAGACAAATAACGGTAAAACATATTATTCCACAATGTTTCAGCTTACCATCCAGAGCTTATAGTTAggattttttgttgttatatttcaAACATGACATTAGTCGTTGCGTTAGAGTAAGTCTGCTTACCACGttgagacgaagaagaaggcaGCTTGAAACGTGAGCCTCTTTGCAGGAACAGAGTCAGGATCCCACTCAACTAGAACCAGTGGCGGCGATGCGGTGACTGCAATAAGTAAGTACATGTGCAAGCCTACCATCGCAACCGCTAGTCCAACGAACGCAATTGCACCGCACAATAATGGTGTTTTCCCGCTACTGTTGTACACGCACGTTTTGTTTCCCCATATAGACTACATACAAAATAAGAAATCATTGACAGTATATTTTGGACCGACCATGAGGTTGTGAGTTACAATTTTGCTATTGTTGTTTTTACATGTAATCCATATAGGAACCTAATTTAGATTACTGATTTATCTTGAAGATATGATCAAAACATGTGAGAAATCTTTTATATACACATCCATAATACCTGAGATCTCGTGGCTTCCGCATAGAGGCAAAGAACAAAGCAGGAGAGGCCAAAGATTATGGTCAAAACCACAACGAAAATACCGGTTTTGCTTCTGAGATCGGTGGTTTTGGGGTTTGGAACAAGATCTTGATGGGTCACAGCTCGTACTCTTGTTCTCGACATGTCTCTCGCCAATGTCTGATAGATATGAATCGATTCTACATGTTTTGAAAGTTATTatactttgatttgttttacacttatatatataagaaaggCACTGAAAGGTAGAGGAAAAGaataaagttaatatatttgataaataaattttaaaaaagggaGGAGAATAGAAGAATTGCTTCGGACAAAGGTTGCTTAAAGGCCAAAGATTCGAAGGTTCTCTTTCGGACGACATCTTTTAGAAAATACTATACTATTTTGGTATGGTGTCCTTTAAAATCTGATGTGTAAATTATATAATGTGACGAGAGTTCGTTAATGGAGCTAGTTGGatgattctttttatatatttacacgTATTTATATTATGATGCAAGCTAGaaccttgttttcttcttttttgattttgtgttcaTACAAGAACATCGTACCTTGCATTTGTTCGTGAGCgttagtttatatttatatctttgaatttgattaatattatcATGTGAGGACgtgttattaacttattatcaATAGAAAGACAAAAGCTTTCCACACCCCACCATAATAATCAATAGTCTGATATCCCACTTCAAAAGCATAGATGTAGTAGTGACATAAGAAAACATGCATCTTTAGCGTCGAATCTAATCAACACAACTTGTCATCACCTTAATCTCAGATGTCTCGTCGCCGATGTTGTGTTATTTGACGTTGTGTtagtatatttttcttgttgccGACATTGGTTGCGTCggctttggaaaaaaaaaaaaaaaagacatgtttGTGTGTTGACCCCAGCTTATTAAGCTTATTAAGTGGgatttattggtttaagatttgaatagaattttaaagattttaaatgttatgtagaatctgttgttattagatcaagattttgttaagttctgttaaagtttagtgttattagtttcagacttttataaagtcattaaaagttttatgttattcaattatactaaataaaagtaggagctataagctcctaaggctgtccacctaggatttaaaacaacacatgtcactaattaacattttctaaaatcttcagaattttatatattaagaattattttaaacaacctatcatgatttgacatatcattcattaacatttttaaaatttccagaattttttagaaaaaaaaaaattttaaatttatggaaacaaaagaactatgcacaatatcccacatcggctagaatagttttagacaatggttcagaaccagtataaataagattaatatgcttccaacaaagaataagcaggaaagcttgatttatcaggcttccaagtttaaaagttttatttggtttgatctggttttttatttgatcaaattaaaactttaaaaagtttcaaaaaaattataatatttaaaaaaattaaaagattaaatattataaatattgaaacttttaaaagttcttagcttttaaaaagtttttaaatattataagttttaaattttaaaagtttaaaatattataaatactgaaactttttaaaaggttcaaagtttatatttcgaaaccttttaaaagtttaaaatattataaatattgatgtaaaaaaaaattatcttatttatctacatttgtgctttttatttcttctgagctgtaaaacatatttttgtgtatgattttatagatgagttgatattctttcattaatttttttatttttgggtctaaggaaaaaggattgacatcgcaagaccttgatttgatgtttgagtcaaattttgaggtctaatgaagaaagatggacgacaaacacacatgttttattaactatacataggcatgaccagggttacggttgtcacggttatggtttattaaccatcggttatggttagaaatttttaaatcttaaccagaaccgtttaataaacggttaaacagttacgtttaaatacggttacggttcaagcggttactgttatataagGTTGCGACTATCTGATAATATGATAcgattgatattatttgatgatataatttaattgatattatttatttataattaatatgttcttatagtgtcatatttctatatatcatatgattcatattaaataaataattattagtatgttttattatgtttttaaaatattataaaccaaagtaaggattttggtttgagaagtttataaacgcgtggatctaaaaccaaataagtatatggataaaattatcaataatttgGTGCATGTGTTAACTATgctggtcttcatgaatttcacaaatttttgggaaaataaatgatttttttcttggagtttgatgggttaacaaattgtgtggtagtcttaaaaaaaggtttttcagtgaaagaatgtgaagaagttgacgaggaagaagaaaaaaaagagtataacgaagaaccaaatagtaaaagtaacgatgacaattaccacaaaatttgacaatgaaaatgacaagaaataatatgaagaataaaaaaacattgaataaaaaacacaaaaacataggtggtagcgatcaattaaatatgaaaacgagttaaattcatgattataaaattgtttcgtttttctggtgatcaaagaaatggtttaggatatgtgaggtcatcagctTGATTTGtctcgcctggacgtcgagttaaattcataattttttttatcagatttaattttataacacaattgatttttatatttgaaaagattgtgtatctgaaattttttttttatgagataatatgttattactgtcatcaatcatatataatttttatgaaaatatatcaaataaacccacgcgtagacAACAGagtgagttcaattattatgttattggttcatgattttagacactttctttacaaaataaagtcatggaaattatcataaaaatacagggaCTGTTTGgaagactttacaagattttagaaaactaatcaacaaaactctctagcaatctttaacaatctttcacttattcattttttatgattttgttgaactcttgaagaatcttcataaatctcaaaccaatactaTGGTTTTCAATttatgtttgtggtgttttcttgtcAATGTTCGTAGTCTCATTGTAAAAGAGAGGGTGTATTTAACTTGACATTTTAGGTGATTTgcataaaagttacaaatcttatgttattcaatcatggattttaaaaagtctcctgaaatccactgttattaaactgatgatttaaaaatttactttaaaatccagtgttattcaaaacagtttgtacatttggattttaataaattttagggattctggaggatttgtttagttaataaaaatacagaaatccaaatctcatggttttaggtgagatttgaaagaattttaccataaatcatatcaacttccctaaaatctatcaaaattccaaattttctaaatccaatagaatccttcaaaatcattgtttcaatacaccccctaaaaATATTGGACTTTGGATTTAATATACCTAAAAtcttggttttgagttttatacCCAAGTTTTATGTGACTACTGACTACGTAGTCACGAGTCTATCTCGTACTATCGATCGGTATCAAAGTGAATCTATAAAAATAGTTTATCCTTCTATGAttctatctttgtttttgtctatttttgtCTACCATTTCATATtctattattttgatttttttttttgacaacagagTACAAGATTGGCTCAACCAAGCTCGAGCCAATACGAATGgacattgtttacataggtaattAAGTGCGGAACAGAGAGAACACATCgattgtttattttggtttttattctTCACCAATTATTTAAATCTAGTATTAGAAATTccattaaaagtaaaaatattttaaataagacgaaaaaaaatgattagaagTTCTAGATTATTGCATTcaaaagattaaattttattttagttaatgggataatttttttgtgataatgaaattactcaaaaaaaaaaaattgtgtgagGAAacttactatattttttttatgtggcgaaaattatttaaatattttagttaatatgaatcttattatataaagttgggttttgaaagttagtcattaacaagattatgACAtttgtcaagttatcaatcttagattttgacatgtgtaaacgttaatatttaataggaggaatttgattacaaaaaagtaaaatattttgttttaaagaatattaataatgtaaaaagataattatcaaaaattacaaaatttataaagcaatacaaagtttttaaaaataattataaggatattatatatatatatatatatatttcataaaattcgaaattataatattatttacttatttttaattttaagttattaattctacaaaaaaaaaatagaaaaatggattaaggaaattatacagttaattattaattctaaattttgtaaatatttacttctatataaacatagatcgtctcatatttaaataatttattcaaaaacactgctttcaactttgtttaattggaaaattcttttttaatgggaaggtaaatttttcttatttttttaaaccaaaattttctcctactttcttctttttcagttgggattatgtaagattaatatgtcgacccaaaaaaattaatatatgcgtcttcttttccaaaatttattgtagtatttttagattattttatttaatttatatttttcatttttgaattatttgggattcatatattaccgtacttcttattttctattgtttctttaattatgtcaaattaattttcttataatttctcAACCATGATTGGTTGgtcaaaaacctttttttttcttgcaaacATAACTGTTACCATTAGTAATTCAATCCCAAAGAGACATAGCGAGTATAagcatcaacctaatggatggataaaataggctaatcaaacacaagcttacaacaaacatagataaatagattggaaaaacataaatcattgtttATAGATctataggagctcaaagactatgacaccctggtttgcggaaatatttaaaagaattgatttggccatatATGTTACCAAAAcgcacttatttttttggtcaaggctcctgagagaacttcatgatgggtgaccttcctggaagtgattgtcagaactgtgcgagtgaggacaaaacagaggaaaaaattattatttttatatgtaggttcggtaaacaagtttttaaagcctccagACGTAACAAACTGACCATCGAATATGTGTGGATCCACGGGCCGGGAATAGATATAaggcccacttaggaaggtaggcctatggactgagagtggacatgggctcactaagcaaggtggcggtcgaggcgttacagagacagagaatACAttatggtgtgtcaaagaaacttccacgaatacattgagaatttaacattagttactatc from Camelina sativa cultivar DH55 chromosome 2, Cs, whole genome shotgun sequence includes the following:
- the LOC104751604 gene encoding importin subunit alpha-5-like — protein: MSLRPSAKTEIRRTRYKLSVDSEEGRRRREDFLVEIRKNKREESLMKRRRDGVKDLSPDHDEPFQSLLEVSDMIAGVFSDDPSLQLESTIRFRRVLSLERTPPIDSVIKCGVVPRFVEFLKKDDXLFSASNPAATNN
- the LOC109128499 gene encoding uncharacterized protein LOC109128499 codes for the protein METRKIPVLCYWNGCIKDGPDGPFYEGSVPRVIRVEGDIDLPKLLDHVHRVTGFEKGKFQIELICRYPYIVQKSMVKYVRLPIVDGCSLETMLEVPTYHPSINNVELYLEVKPVLDVVGLVASSLANQATRKRSRQEDGDIEAE
- the LOC104751609 gene encoding uncharacterized protein LOC104751609, with amino-acid sequence MDGGKCNCGDGGKSGTAQKDSNMKNPGPTISLIENDSEQMIFSSEWLDEQSDRSGIIEYKCKTYCVWTVKAAKTNNNGFKIKEYIGPHSCKPANVSSDFLAGELKGLIKGQPSLSVAELNMWVKEEFGCTVSCTNMRDAKKKAFNAILRDLDNSFNRFPKFMAALSSSNKMCFGRFNSQLLVAAGFDAENRFFPLAFAITTQESLSADTWRWFFACIRDKVTQREGLCLITSLSPDIVEVVNEPECLWAQHRFCLRHLCLKFYDVFHNNLMTELVYKAGSTRDKSSFEYYLKKIEKMDPEARKWLEKMPLYLWALAYDDGGIRFGIMTTNTIFKTYGFIDNLRIITCIFLIFDHLAELFKSRHGRPADSPNGIDQYAKHVMTNLEEYKVASQTHDVLPLEHTGERFQVTEMMQVGEKRFVVHFSNRVCTCGIWQLCKYPCSHVIAVCRRMNSDHLQYINDYYNTESSLRGYAAAFNPLPGVSDWPEASEVPRLLPPGTLPPSVVCPVTTELSRNDTSTSKLVVGRKRSNGKKQA
- the LOC104723766 gene encoding uncharacterized protein LOC104723766, with the translated sequence MSRTRVRAVTHQDLVPNPKTTDLRSKTGIFVVVLTIIFGLSCFVLCLYAEATRSQSIWGNKTCVYNSSGKTPLLCGAIAFVGLAVAMVGLHMYLLIAVTASPPLVLVEWDPDSVPAKRLTFQAAFFFVSTWVCFGVGEVLLLVALSVESGHLKNWSNPKPSCLVIRQGLFSAAGVFSLLTVFLATGLYLTALQAHRISKDLENTHRDIIEASILYASPPRSPTNRMATVAREGPATVRDESTSLEYLVSLKQLAYIV